The DNA window TTCCACGGCCCCGTCCTGCGCGGTGAGCCGCTCGAGTGGACCGTCCTCGGCCGTGAGGCGATCGAGCAACCCGCCGGGCGCGAGCAGCCGCTCGACCGGGCCGTCCTGGGCGAGCACCCGGTCGAGGGGGCCGCCCGGGGCCAGCACCCGTTCGAGCGGACCCCCGGGCTCGAACAGCCGCTCGAGCGTCCCGCCGTCCGCGGTCAGTCGGTCCACCACCCCGCCCGGCGCGAGCAGCCGGTCGAGGGGCCCGCCCGGCTGCAGCGCCTGCCCGAGGGGCCGGTCGTCCGACGCCAGGGCGGCGAGTTGCTGCACCAGTTGCAGCGGCCCGCGGGGATTGGCGAGGGTGGCGGCGCCGACGCCGGTGACGGTGGTGCTCGACAGCGCCAGCCGGGTGGTGGCCAGCGCCGTCTCGGCCACGTCGAGCGCCGCGTCGGTGATGGCGAGACCGGCCCGGACCGGGAACGTGATCGCTGACACCAGGTTCATGCGCTAACTGTAACCCGCACCACACAGTCACTCCGGGGCAATCCGGGACGCGGCGGCGGCGTCGGCGGCGGCGCGGTGATCAGTGCAGGGCCTTGAGTCCGATCACGCAGCCGACGATCCCGAGGATGAGCAGGATCTTGACGATCGACGTGCTCTCCGTCCCGGTGATCATCGCGTAGGTGACGGTGAGCGCGGCGCCGATGCCGACCCAGACCGCGTAGGACGTGCCGACCGGCAGGGTCCGCATCGCGTAGGCG is part of the Rhodococcus sp. SGAir0479 genome and encodes:
- a CDS encoding ABC transporter produces the protein MNLVSAITFPVRAGLAITDAALDVAETALATTRLALSSTTVTGVGAATLANPRGPLQLVQQLAALASDDRPLGQALQPGGPLDRLLAPGGVVDRLTADGGTLERLFEPGGPLERVLAPGGPLDRVLAQDGPVERLLAPGGLLDRLTAEDGPLERLTAQDGAVERLTKKDGIVDKALAENGALERLIAQGGPLDQIVALSETLTSLAPNLQRMSASIDVLQETVGILSAAVGPLGDLAGRLPGRWLKSGRGSDLSLGPG
- a CDS encoding DMT family transporter, yielding MAWLVLVVSGVLEAVWATALGRSDGFTRPAPTIVFGLGLILSMAGLAYAMRTLPVGTSYAVWVGIGAALTVTYAMITGTESTSIVKILLILGIVGCVIGLKALH